The Bdellovibrionales bacterium DNA segment TGGGATTTGAGATATTTCTCGAATGCAAAAGCCTGTGTTTCTTCCGAAAAAGCGACATATGTCTTCACAGTCCAAGGTTTAAACTTCGATGTGTGCGGAACCTCACCGGCATTGTGCTTTTTCAAGCGTGCTTTGAGGTCATCGGTAATTCCAATATAGAAGTGCTCGCCTGCTTGCGAAGAGAGAATATAAACGTATTTCATTCATGAAGGGTAGCTGGCCTGCCGAGGCGAAGCAAGCGCGGCAATCAGCCCGGCTTCGCCATTATAATAGTTCAGATTTTGTGGAACCAGTCCGGCTGCGTTCCTTCGGAACTACGCCGCGACAGTCTTCGCTTGCTTCGTCTTCTATTGCTCGGCTTGCCGAGGCGTAGCTTGCGAAGCAAGCGAAGACTGGTGGACCCAATCGGGATCGAACCGACGACCTCTACAATGCCATTGTAGCGCTCTCCCAGCTGAGCTATGGGCCCTTACCGTAAGGGGCAGCCTGTGTGGCCGCCCTTTCTTTCGAGAAAGGAAGCGGTAAAATACAGGGCTGGCCGTGAAATACAAGCCCTAAATGCATCCCCAAAGCCCTTTTTCCAAGCGCCGGTTCATGCCTTAGATGATGGTGTCATATTCTTAGCCTCCCCGCCTTGCGGGGGAGGACATGAAAACTTAGGTTTATGCTGCAGCGTCAGCGTAGGCATAAGCCTTAGTTTTCATAGGTGGGGGGTAAACTTTGACTGAGGTGAAGGTCGACCCCCCACCTAGTTTTTCTAAGACCTTACTTCGTAAGCCCAAGAAAAACTTTCCTCCCCCGCAAGGCGGGGAGGTAAAAAGAGGTGTCTCAAAAGCGCCCCGTTACGCGCTGGTGTCCACTTTATGTGCGGCGGGGCCGCCTTTGGCGACCACGACCATCGCCTCACGCAACAGGCGATCATGGATCATATAACCCGCTTGCAAAACCGTTAGAATCGTTCCGGCAGGGACGCTGGGATCCTCTTGCTCCATCATCACCTGATGAAAATGCGGATCGAAGGGCTGGCCCGCAGGCTCAATCTTTTTAATGCCGAAGCGCTCAAACGCCGAGAGGAGCTGACGCTCGGTCGCCTCCACGCCCATCACCAGATTTTTAAAGGTATCGTTTTGCGCGTCGTCCTTAGGCACGGCATCCAACGCACGACGGAAATTGTCGGCAATCGCCAGCATTTCCTTGGCAAAGCCTGCGATGGCATATTTTTGCGCGTCGTCGTTTTCCTTTTTCATGCGGCGGCGCGTGTTTTCCGTCTCGGCCATCGCGCGGAGAATCTGATCCTTCAACTTGCCAATTTCGTCCTGTGCCATGCCCAAGGCATCTTCCGCCGCATCCATCGATGTTTCGGCCTCGTCCCTGCGCTGGACGGGGGCCTCATCGAGATCGTTGGCGGCTTGCGGTGGAAATTCGTTTTGATCGTGGCTCATGGGCGTTTCCTGTTTGTTTACCTGTATGGCGTATTAGATAGTACTCTAATGCCCTATGTGGGTTCTTTTGCCAACCACTTCAAGCCCCCTTTTTGATGATGACGCCTCAAAACCTCTTTTTCCCTGCCGAACATATTGCCGTCCTGTCTGGCCGCGAGGTTATTGGCGATGGCTTGATTAAGCTGCCTTTTCTGCGGGCTTTACGTGCCGCATGGCCCCACGCCACGATCCATTGGGTGACCTCTCAAGGCGATACGGTTTACGCCTCTTCCTTGCATGAGACGGTCGCGCCGCTGATCAACGAAATCCACATCCAGCCCTCTTGGCTTATTGGCAGCGAGAAAGACGGCCAGATAGCGCCTCCGTTTGACCTTGTGATCGATACACGTGGACGGTGGAGGACGGCGCTGGCCGCGCGGCTACGCCTGCCCCACAAACTGTTTATCGCGCCCGCCATGCACTATCTTTTTTCGGACAGACGTCCGCCCTTCTTCGCCAAGACACCGCCTTCCCTGATCGCGCAGCTTCTGCAAATGATTGAGCTTGCGGCTGGCTTTGTGCCTGCTGTGACGGCACGGCTTCCCGTCTCACCAACGCTGCTTGCCAAGGCGCGGCGCATTTTGCCTGAGGGGCAAATCTATGTCGGCTTTGCTCCGGGCGCTGGCAATGCCATCAAAAGATGGCCCTTAGAGAATTTTGAAAAGGTCGCCAAGCTGCAAGTCCGCATGAATCGGATCCCCGTCTTTTTGTTGGGCCCGCAAGAGATGGATTTGTACGATGTTCTCTTCCGCGCCATCCCTGAAGCTATCTTTCCTCTGCAAGCCTATGACGTGTGGGGCAGCAGGGATATGAGCGTCGAGCAAACGCTAGCCCTTGGCCACTGCCTTGATCTGGCCGTCACAAACGACAGCGGGACGAGCCATATGCTGGCCGCCGTGAACTGCCCCCTTATCAGCCTGTTTGGCCCCACCAGCGCCCGTAAATTCGCACCGCATGTGAGCCAAGGAACCATCATTTGCGCCCAAGATTTCGGCAGCGCCGCCATGCTGGCCATCCCCCCCGAAACCGTCCATGAGGCCATTAACCATGCCATCATAGCGCAGGGGAAAGTCTGAAAGCATATTTTGTTGCCTTTTGGGGTTGATTACGCCCCCGTCATAAGGGATTGTTTACCTAAGTGTGGTAAGTTTTAATTCTAAAGATTGGTACGGCGTCTGTACTGCATTACCCCTTTTAAAATTAAACTATTTTCCTTAACAACCCAAGATTGTGTGAAAAAATGGTGAACACAGCAAATAACAAAAACGGTCAACAATCTGCTGCTTCTGAAAAAAGAAAGCATGGTTTGCACGGCCTCCCCCCCGAAATTGCAAGAAGCATAAAGCACCACGTTCTTAAAAAAGAATTTGATCGTATAACCAAGGTTATTCGCCGCGAATTTAAAGATGATTACCAACATATAATAGACACAATCATGAACCCCCACCCTGAGACAAAAGGGAGTACATCTCTTTCTGCAAAGAAGCCAGTGATCAACACTGATCCAAAACAACGCATTTCCCTTTCCAAGACAGGGGAAGAGGGCAATCTCTCTATCTTTAAGGGGTCCATTATATCTTCTGGTCAGAAGGCTGCGATAACGGTTAAAGTTACCGAAGAACAAAGAAAAATGCTACAGGGCACTATGCCCATGCCAAAAGGTAGAAAGATGCCCCTCAGGCGAAAGAAAAAACTGGCGGTCTCCTTTGCCGCTAACAGCTTATAGACGCCCCCCCTTCCTTTTCAGCAGATTGTCTGGCCCTCAAACGGAGAGGCCATCGTCTGTGTTTATGCGATTAGACCAACGGCACGATGACGTGACACATTAAGATATAAAACAAACGGGATCCCCGCTTTGCCCTTTCGCCCGCCGCAAGTGCGGCGGGACGAGGGCGCGGGAATGACGGATTTGTTTTTAATATCAATCCACAAGCGTCATCCCCGCGAAAGCGGGGATCCCGTTTCCTTGTTTTTTAAATGGATCCTTTCAAAAGGCGGTTGGTATTATAGGGATTGATTTGACCTCCCCCTTCTTTTGCTCCTAAAATGCCGTTCTTGGTAGTTTTATGGCCATTATGAATGAGCAAAATAAGGATTGCCCCCCATGTCTACACCCATGAATCTTATAACGATTGAAAACGAGCTTTTTCAATGTCGCATCGTCCCTACGATGGGGGGAGCCATCTCTTCTTTCGATTGCCTTCTTGGCCATGGCAAGACCCAGCCCATGCTGCGCCATACGGCAAAAGAAGGGACAGAAGAGATTCTTGAGCTTTCCTCTTGGCCCCTCGTGCCATTTTCCAATCGGATCAAATACGGCACGTTTGAGTTTGAGAACGTAAAATATAAAGCCGCCACAAACTATCTTGGTGGGCCTAATGGGATTCATGCGTCCCATGGACAGGGCTGGCAATTTCCATGGGAAGTTGAAAGTTCGGATCAGAACCAATGCACCTTGACCTTTACCTTCGATCCTGCGCGTGAGGGCATGGCCGGTCTATGGCCTTTCCCTTACAAAGCCCGCCAGCATTTCGAGCTACGCGAGAACGGCCTGATGCTGCGCCTATCTGTTACCAACACCGGCAAGACCAATATGCCCGCAGGCTTGGGCTCGCATCCCTATTTTCCTAAAGTCCAAGGCACAACCCTTCAAGCGAAAGTCGGCGGGCTTTGGGAAATCGACGATGAAGTTATTCCCGTCAAGAACGTCCCAGTGCCACCTGAATATGATTTTACAAGTGCCAAATCACTGGATGAGGCCCGCCTCGACAGCTGTTTTTCTGGATATGGCGGAATGATGCAGGTGGTATGGCCCCATCACCCCGTGGCCTTAAATCTGGAATCGTCGCCCAATCTGGACCACTTCGTCGTGTACACCCCGCAAGGGGAGAATTTTTTCTGTGCCGAGCCTGTCAGTCACAAGCCCAACGCTATTAATGACAAGGACTGGGCGGGGAATGGCCTTATTGTCTTGGCTCCCGGAGAAACAGAAGAAATTTGGTATCACTATGAAGCTTTGAGAATGCCGGACGCGCCCCCTTCCCTGTCAAAGCTAAAGCCGTGGAAGCCGCTTAATCTATTGGGGTAAGCCCCTCCCCGACATCCCCTGAAGGCCAAGAAGTCCGTTCTTTCCTCACGTTACGCGGAAGGCAGAGAAGTAGTTCGATTTTCGAATGAAAATCGATTGGATAAAATGGTATTATCTTATTGAATATAATAAACAAAATGACCGTTTCTTCATCCGTTTTTAATCTGTTTTCTGTATGATTGTTTCTATGGGGTGAGTGAGTTGGTTGAAGCGGTTTTTTCGGTTCATCAGGCAAAGGAGAAAGATCATGCGTATGTTTCGTTTCTTAAGAGAAGAATCCGGTGCGACGGCCATTGAATATGGTTTGATTGCGTCTTTGATTTCTGTGGCCATTGTGGGCGTCCTTTTGACGCTTGGCCCGAGATTGTCAGCCGTTTTCCAAACGGTGCAAGATAGCCTTTAAGGGCTAGAGGAAGAGAGATACAGCGACGAGAGGGGGGCGGGGAACCGGATGGGGTTTCCCGCCCCTTGTTTTTTACCCCCTGTTTTCAGGCATGAGGAACCCCAAACATCCCTTTGATCCGTTGTCATTTTTCTTTTTGACGATTCGGATCAAGCGTATTAGGCTCTGAATCACCTTAAAGATTTGGAGATAGCCATCATGACTGATTCCACCGTGACCCGCGCCCACCTTGCCGAAGCCGTTTATCAAGAGGT contains these protein-coding regions:
- a CDS encoding Flp family type IVb pilin encodes the protein MRMFRFLREESGATAIEYGLIASLISVAIVGVLLTLGPRLSAVFQTVQDSL
- a CDS encoding glycosyltransferase family 9 protein, with the protein product MMTPQNLFFPAEHIAVLSGREVIGDGLIKLPFLRALRAAWPHATIHWVTSQGDTVYASSLHETVAPLINEIHIQPSWLIGSEKDGQIAPPFDLVIDTRGRWRTALAARLRLPHKLFIAPAMHYLFSDRRPPFFAKTPPSLIAQLLQMIELAAGFVPAVTARLPVSPTLLAKARRILPEGQIYVGFAPGAGNAIKRWPLENFEKVAKLQVRMNRIPVFLLGPQEMDLYDVLFRAIPEAIFPLQAYDVWGSRDMSVEQTLALGHCLDLAVTNDSGTSHMLAAVNCPLISLFGPTSARKFAPHVSQGTIICAQDFGSAAMLAIPPETVHEAINHAIIAQGKV
- a CDS encoding aldose 1-epimerase, which encodes MSTPMNLITIENELFQCRIVPTMGGAISSFDCLLGHGKTQPMLRHTAKEGTEEILELSSWPLVPFSNRIKYGTFEFENVKYKAATNYLGGPNGIHASHGQGWQFPWEVESSDQNQCTLTFTFDPAREGMAGLWPFPYKARQHFELRENGLMLRLSVTNTGKTNMPAGLGSHPYFPKVQGTTLQAKVGGLWEIDDEVIPVKNVPVPPEYDFTSAKSLDEARLDSCFSGYGGMMQVVWPHHPVALNLESSPNLDHFVVYTPQGENFFCAEPVSHKPNAINDKDWAGNGLIVLAPGETEEIWYHYEALRMPDAPPSLSKLKPWKPLNLLG
- the grpE gene encoding nucleotide exchange factor GrpE, with protein sequence MSHDQNEFPPQAANDLDEAPVQRRDEAETSMDAAEDALGMAQDEIGKLKDQILRAMAETENTRRRMKKENDDAQKYAIAGFAKEMLAIADNFRRALDAVPKDDAQNDTFKNLVMGVEATERQLLSAFERFGIKKIEPAGQPFDPHFHQVMMEQEDPSVPAGTILTVLQAGYMIHDRLLREAMVVVAKGGPAAHKVDTSA